Proteins encoded together in one Augochlora pura isolate Apur16 unplaced genomic scaffold, APUR_v2.2.1 APUR_unplaced_54, whole genome shotgun sequence window:
- the LOC144477940 gene encoding uncharacterized protein LOC144477940, with product MNKPTVSEVFSDDYRRQRVQWWSKPRSAKNEWDGYRVQDLLFPATYDEPMAFRELVHGQTMADIVLCDTVGVHFRSDIANTRRLYVQEFTLGTNVWSAFVIVLLSIRRRYLYVSNNQIYFRKYTNRLDHAE from the exons ATGAATAAACCAACGGTGTCCGAGGTGTTCTCGGACGATTACCGCCGGCAACGTGTCCAGTGGTGGTCGAAGCCGCGATCAGCGAAAAATGAGTGGGATGGATATAGAGTACAAGACCTATTGTTTCCTGCTACGTATGATGAGCCTATGGCCTTTCGAGAACTCGTTCACGGCCAAACTATGGCGGATATTGTTCTCTGTGATACCGTTGGTGTGCATTTTCGTTCAG ATATCGCTAATACCCGCCGACTATACGTTCAAGAATTTACTCTTGGTACTAACGTTTGGTCTGCCTTTGTTATTGTTCTTTTGTCGATACGTCGGCGTTATCTATACGTTTCCAACA AtcagatttattttcgaaagtatACAAACCGACTTGACCACGCTGAGTAA
- the LOC144477938 gene encoding uncharacterized protein LOC144477938 translates to MKDTYRFRPDEWRAVVGRHLSHTMQILIIVAAREMDVFRRNYTIYYCILRFTGLWPFDESALSKIHRICFSLIPMTCIVVQANTVQYVEITLNNLLPLLTFCCPMLLFYLRYLGFIVNFPMVRSFIRNIEYDCITIQNPIEANLLMKHIQKTKIVIKLFLGLAFTGMCCICLKLLLPTLLQSKYQLHVLQFCGFFYFEQSRQADWASIHIILTVTIGLLTIVCTEGALTVFGLYLCGLFEVVSYRIEEAVNNTAKIIATRPVAIGPAMDMYQRAYKLAKSVGHNVVISYLLAIMVVVISFAMNLYKASVMVSDIQSIDDTITCILIVLIHLIIIFLNNYSGQQLFNTSVDVFYHTYNSLWYRMPPKSQKLLLLILMQSAPGVQFNLAGLFSPCYEGFTTMMSSSFSYFTVLCSI, encoded by the exons ATGAAGGATACGTATCGATTCCGACCGGATG agtgGCGAGCTGTAGTCGGGCGACACCTTAGCCACACCATGCAGATACTCATCATCGTCGCCGCGCGTGAGATGGACGTATTTCGAAGGAACTATACCATCTACTATTGCATTTTACGGTTCACCGGATTATGGCCTTTCGACGAGTCCGCGTTGTCCAAGATCCATCGAATCTGCTTTTCGTTGATTCCGATGACCTGTATAGTGGTTCAG gCGAACACAGTACAATATGTAGAAATAAcgttaaacaatttacttCCGCTCTTAACATTTTGCTGTCCGatgttattattctatttacgGTACCTCGGTTTTATCGTGAATTTTCCAATg GTGAGAtcttttatacgaaatatagAATACGATTGTATCACGATACAGAATCCGATCGAGGCGAATTTGTTAATGAAACATATACAGAAAACGAAGATCGTTATTAAACTGTTCCTTG GTTTGGCGTTTACAGGAATGTGCTGTATATGTCTAAAGCTACTTCTCCCTACGCTTTTACAGTCGAAATATCAACTCCACGTTCTACAATTCTGtggattcttttatttcgagcaAAGCAGACAAGCCGATTGGGCGAgcatacatataatactaACAGTCACTATTGGCTTATTAACTATCGTATGTACAGAAGGGGCGCTCACTGTTTTTGGATTATACTTGTGTGGATTGTTCGAAGTTGTTAG TTATCGAATAGAAGAAGCGGTCAACAATACAGCTAAGATTATTGCAACGAGACCAGTGGCTATCGGGCCTGCTATGGACATGTACCAGAGAGCTTATAA ACTCGCTAAATCTGTAGGGCACAACGTGGTGATATCGTATCTATTAGCGATCATGGTGGTGGTTATTTCGTTTgctatgaatttatataag GCTTCTGTAATGGTCTCAGACATCCAGAGTATAGACGACACTATCACGTGTATCCTGATAGTGCTAATACAtctgattattatatttctaaataattatagcggCCAACAACTTTTCAATACTAGCGTCGACGTTTTTTATCACAC atACAATTCGTTATGGTACCGCATGCCGCCGAAGTCGCAGAAATTGTTGTTGCTGATATTGATGCAAAGTGCTCCCGGAGTGCAATTTAATCTTGCCGGTTTATTCAGCCCGTGTTACGAAGGCTTCACGACG aTGATGAGCTCGtcattttcgtattttactGTTCTTTGTTCGATCTAG